A stretch of DNA from Rhodospirillaceae bacterium:
GGCGCCTGCCGCTCGATGCCGAACACCGCGCCGCCGGTGCGCAGACGGGCCAGGTCTACGGCTGGGAGCGGCCGCTCTGGTTCGGCGGTCCGGCCGAACCGGAGCCCACCTTCGGCAAGCCGGACTGGTTCGACACCGTGAAGGGCGAGGTCATGGCCGCGCATCGCGCCGCCGCGGTCTTCGACGGCTCGCCCTTCGGCAAGATCGAGATCAAGGGACCGGATGCCGAAGCCTTCCTGCAGCATGTCTGCGCCAACGACATGGACCGGCCGCCCGGCAGCGCCGTCTACACGCCGGTTCTGAACGAACGCGGCACCTACGAATCCGACATCACCGCCCAGCGCCTTTCCGGGGACCGCTACCGCCTGTTTACCGGCGCGGCGGCGATCCGGCGGGACATGGCCTGGCTGCGCCGCCATGCCGGGAACTTCGACGTGAGGCTCGCCGACGTGACGGAACGCATCGCCGTGCTCGGCCTGATGGGTCCGGACTCCGCGCGGATCGCCGCCGAACTCGGCGCCGGTGTCTTGAATGGCCTCGGTTATTTCCGTACCGCTTCGGCGCGGATTGCCGGCCATCCGGTGCGCGCCGCGCGGCTGTCCTACGTCGGCGAGGCGGGCTGGGAGCTGACCTGCCGGGCCGGGGATGCCTCCGAAGTGTACGCAGCCCTGACCGGGGCCGGGGCGGTCCCGGCCGGCCTTCATGCCCAGACGTCGATGCGGATCGAGAAGGGCTTTGCGGCGATGGGCCATGAACTCGATGGCGACATCGGGCCGGTCGAAGCGGGGCTGGACCGGTTCTGCTCGCGGACGAAGCCGTATCTCGGCAGCGAAGCGGTCGCCGAGCGCCGCAAGACCGGCCGGCGCACGCTGGCGACCCTCCTGTTCGACGATCCGGAGGCCGTTCCCCTTGGCCACGAACCGGTCTACAGCGAGGGCAAAATCGTCGGCCGCACGACCTCGGCGGCGTTCGGCTACCGGATCGGCCGGCCGGTCGCCCTGGCCCATGTCGAGGCCGGCGGCATCGATGGCCGGCGCGTCGAAGTCGACATCGCCGGCGCCCGCCACGCCGCCCGGATGCAACTCGCCCCGGCCTTCGATCATGCGGGGGACCGGATGCGGCGTCGGAGCGGATAGGGGCAACTGCAGGAAGCGACCCGGTTCAAGTTCCCGTCCCCCCGACTCCCCTAAGGGATTCCTCTGCGAAAGGCGGCGCGCGTCCGCGGTGCTATCCCTCCCCCTCTTCAGAGGGGGAGGCCAGGTGGGGGTGCAGCAGCGCCGGGCACGCACCGCCGGGCGGCTGTTCCGGCTTGAACGGCACGGCACCCCCATCGACCTCGCGGCGCTCGGCCACTTCCCCCTCTGAAGAGGGGGAAGGACAAGTGTGCGGCGCCCTGGCTCATTTCGCCGGGGAATCCAAAGGGGAGGATTCCTCTGCGAAAGGGTGTGCCGGACGGGCCGGACGCCGGAAATCGGCCGGATTTTGAATAAATGTTCAAAATTAGCTTTCCTAAGTCTTTGAAATCGCTCTGTTTTTGGAATTGGACAGACCGTTCTAAATAAAATGTTTTTTTGCATCCGGCAGCCCTAACCCTTTGGAATCGTTGGAAACACGCCGTCCGGAAGTGCGCAAAAACAATCCCGGTAGGAAAATTTCCAGCCTCCCGGGCGGGCGGGAGCGCCGGTCGACACCGGAGGCGGCACCGCCGGGCAGGATCGGGGCCAAAATCAGGGACAGCACGGCCCGGCGGAATCGGAGGGTCGAACCGGACGGGTCCGGCCGTCAAGCCCGATGGCGCACAGGGCGGCGCACAGGGTAGCGCATTGGATGGCGGATCGGATGGCCGATCGGCGGCGGCGGGCCGGAAAGCGGGCAGGTTCCCGCCTGTTTCTTCGTTCGCTTCTTTTTTTGAGAGGGCGTCGGCCGGCCGCAGCGGGCGCACTTCGGGCGTTGACGGGGCCGATATAGGGCGTTGGATCCACCGTGTCAAGGAAAATTATCGAAAAAAAGGAAATATTGTTGAAAGACCAGCCCGGCTCACGGCTTTTCGCAGGAGAATCCCAAGGGGAGGGGGAATACCTCGCAATATCCTTCGCCGGATTGCCCGCGCTCGACAGTTCCGGCGCCCGGTGGCAAGGTCGCGCCGCATTCCAGGAGACGGGAACACCACCGTGCGCATCGGCGTTTTCGACCATCTCGACCGGGGCGCCGGGGCGCTGCCGGATTTCTACGAGGACCGGCTGCGGCTGCTCGAACTGTACGACCGCGCCGGCCTTCACGCCTACCACCTGGCCGAGCATCACGGCACGCCGCTCGGCATGGCGCCGTCGCCGGGCGTGTTCCTTGCCGCCGCCGCCCAGCGCACGACGCGCCTGCGCCTGGCGCCGACGGTCTATTGCCTGCCGCTCTATCCCCCGCTGCGCCTGATCGAAGAGATCTGCATGCTCGACCAGATGAGCCGCGGCCGGCTCGATCTCGGCGTCGGGCGCGGCATCTCGCCGATCGAGGTCGCCTTCTTCGGTCTCGATCCGGCCGAAACGCCGGCGATGTACCGGGAGGCGCTCGATTTCGTCCTCAAGGGGCTGGCCGACGCCTCGGCGGGCCGCGATTTCAGCTTCGCGGGCGACTGGTACCGGACCGCCGGCATGCCGATGGTGCTGGCGCCGTTCCAGAAGCCGCATCCGCCGCTCTGGTATGGCCTGAGCCGGGCGGATTCCGTGGCCTGGCCCGCCGCCAACCGGGTCAACATCGTCAGCAACCAGCCGCCGCCGATGACCCGGGAAATCACCGACGCCTACCGCGCCGCGTGGCGCGGGGCCGGGCGACCGGAAGCGGACCTGCCTGCGCTGGGCGTCAGTTTCCATCTGGTCATCGCGGAGACCGAGCGGGCGGCGCTGGAGACGGCGCGACGCGGCTACCGGGAGTGGCGCGACAGCTTCTACATGCTGTGGGATCGCGCCGGCACCAGGCCGATCGGCGTCGCCTTCCCGGACGAATTCGACGACCTGATGGAGACCGGCGTCGCCATCGCCGGCACCCCGGCCCAGGCGCGCGCAAAAATGGCGACGCTGGCCGCCGGTTCCGGCGTCAACTACCTGGTCTGCCGCATGGCCTTCGGCGACCTGAGCTACGAGGAAGCGGCCCGGACTGTGGACCTGCTGACGCGGGAGGTTTTGCCGGCGCTGAAGGCGGCGTAATCAGCTGAATCGCCGCTTTCTCAAACGCCTCTAACTGCTTGAAGTAAATGGTACGCCCAGCTGGATTCGAACCAGCGACCTACTGATTAAAAGTCAGTTGCTCTACCAACTGAGCTATGGGCGCCCATAGGCGGCGGGGCAGGAGGCTGTTGCCCGGTCCGGCAGCCGTGCGGCGCCTCGGATTCGGCCCCGTCTCGGCGGGGCGGAAGATAGGGACGGCCCGGTGGGGCGTCAAGCGAAGCGGGTCCGACGAGGCGGCGGTGAACGGGCGTGTAGAGGAGGGTTTGAAACCCTCCCCTACGGAACGCCGGGAAGCGGGACGCGGGTGCGGGTCATGCAACGGCCCGGCGCTATCGCGGCCTGACTTCGCGGCTTGACACCGCGGCGGCGGCGGGTCACGAGATTCCCGCCCGTCCGACCGATCCTCCGGAGCCGCCATGACCGGCTATATCAACCTGCCCGATTACCAGACCGCGCTGGCCGAAGGCGTCCGCCTGCCGGCGCCGGAGTTCTACAATTTCGGCTTCGACCTGATCGACCGCCGGGCCGCGGAGCGGGACAAGACCGCCTTCGTCTACGCCGACGCCAACACCGGCGAGCAAGCGATCTGGCGCTTTTCCGACCTCTCGGCGGCCTCCAACCGCTTCGCCAACATGCTGCGTGGCATCGGCGCGGCCAAGGGCGATTTCGCCTTCATGATGATCCCGCGGATCCCGGCCTGGTACGAGGCCATGATCGGCTGCATCAAGCTCGGCGTGATCGCCATGCCGGGCACCAACCTGCTGCAACCCAAGGACATCGAATACCGCATCAACAAGAGCCGCGCGCGCTTCGCCATCGTTACCGCCGACCATATCGCGAAGATCGAGGCGGTGCGCGGCAAGTGCCCGACGCTGGAGCGGGTCATCGTGATCGGCGCGCCGCACGCAGATTGGGTGCATTGCGAGGCCGCCTGCGCGGCGGCAAGCGACAAGCTGGACCGCGCCGACGTCGCACCGACGCGCCTCGACGAGACCATGCTGGCCTATTTCACCTCCGGCACCACGGCTTTCCCGAAGCTGGTGCCGCGCAGCCACGAATACGCCATCGCCCACACGCTGACCGCCCGCTACTGGCACGACCTGCGCGAGGACGATCTGCACTGGACGATGAGCGACACCGGCTGGGCCAAGGCGGCCTGGGGCAAGCTGTTCGGCCAGTGGCAGCTCGGCGCGGCCGTGATGCTCTACAATCCGGGCCCGGGCTTCGACGCCGACGCCCATCTGCGGCTGTTCGCCGAGCACGGCATCACGACGCTGTGCGCGCCGCCGACCGTCTTCCGCGCCTTCATGCAGGTCGACCTGTCGGCCTACGACCTGTCGTCGATCCGCCACACGGTGAGCGCCGGCGAGCCGCTCAACCCCGAGGCGCTGCGCGCCTGGAAGGACGCCACCGGCACCGTGCCCCACGACGGCTACGGCCAGACCGAGACCGTCAACCTGGCCGCCAACGTGCCCGGTCTCGAGGTGCGGCCCGGCTCCATGGGCAAGCCGGTGCCGGGCATGGACCTTGATATCGTCGACGACAGCGGCAACCGGCTGCCGGACGGCGAGGTCGGCCACATCGCTGTGCGGACCGACGGCGAAACCTGGCCGCCCGGCCTGTTCCACGGCTATTACGAGGACGACGCGGCCAACGCGAAATGCTTCCGCCACGGCTGGTATTACACCGGCGATACCGCGACGCGGGACGCCGACGGCTATATCTGGTTCGTCGGCCGGGCCGACGACCTGATCTCCTCGGCCGGCTACCGGATCAGCCCGTTCGAGGTCGAAAGCGCTCTCATCGAGCACGCGGCGGTTGCCGAATCGGCGGTTGTTGGCAAGAAGGACGACCTGCGCGGCGAGATCGTCAAGGCCTATGTCGTGCTCGCCGAAGGCTTCGAGGCCGGCGAGGAAATGGCCGGAACCTTGCAGGATTTCGTCAAGGCCACGACCGCGCCCTACAAGTATCCCCGCGAGATCGCCTTCGTCGAGGAGCTGCCGAAGACCATCTCCGGCAAGATCCGCCGCGTCGAGCTGCGCGAACGGGCGAATGCGGAGTAGGGGAGCCGGCTCAGGCGACCGCGTCGAGCCGCTTCACGCTCTGCCTGATGGCCTTGCCGGAGTCCCGTTCGGCGACTTCCAGTTCGTAGTGGGACTGGAGATTGAGCCAGAAGGCGGCGGAAACGCCGAACGCCTGTTCCAGCCGCAGGGCGGTATCCGCGGTTATGCCGCGGCGGCCGCGCACGATGTCGCTGATCCGGTTCTGCGGAATGCCGAGCCGCTTCGCGAGGCCATTGGCGCTCAGCCCGTAAGGCGCCATGAAGTCTTCACACAGGGTCACGCCGGGATGAATGGGTCCGATCATCGACTTCATCTAGCACGTTAACTGGTCTGCACCAGGCCGTCGTCTGGACAGGCCCATGCCGCGTCGCTACACCATCGCACCCGCGATCGGGTACCGGGAGGGATCGACGAATGGCAGACACGGCGACCGGCATCTTGCCGATTCGGAGCTTCGCAGCCGCGTGAGCGACGGCGACTACCGCCTTGAGGAGCAGGTCGGTTTCCTGCTGCGCCGGGCGCAGCAGCGGGCGACCGCGATCTTCACCGCGCGCTTCGCCGGATACGGGCTGACGCCGACGCAGTTCGCCGCGCTGGCGAAGATCGCCGACGAGGGCGAGGTCTCGCAGAACCGGCTCGGCCGGCTGACCGCCATGGACCCGGCGACCATGAAGGGGGTGACCGACCGGCTCTCGGAGCGCGGCCTGATCGCCGGCCGGGCGGACCAGGAGGACCGGCGGCGCACCCAGTGGCGCCTGACGGACCCCGGCGCGGCCCTGCTGGCGGCGGCCTACGGCGACGGTTTCGCGGTCACGGCGGAAATCCTCGACCCGCTGTCGCCGCGCGAACGCACAACATTGTTGCGTTTGCTGGCGAAGATCGTTTGAGGCTTGCGCAGCGGCGGCGGGTTCGATATGATCGGAAAAATTCGTTCGTATACAAACAATTTCAGCCGCCGGTAAGAGCGGCGGATTCGAGCGGACGGGAACGGGGATGTCGGTGTATCTGCGGCCGGACAATCTGGACGACGCGCTGGACGCGCTGGACGCGCTGGACGCGTTGCAGCGCGCGCCGCTGACCGTGCTGGCCGGCGGCACCGACTATTATCCCGGCCGGGTCGGCCGGCCGCTCGACGACGACCTGCTCGACCTGACCGGTATCGCGGCCCTGCGCGGCATCGCCGACGCGGGCGACCGGTGGCGCATCGGCGCGCTCACGACCTGGACGGACCTGATCCGGGCCAGTTTGCCGGCCTGTTTCGACGGCCTCAAGGACGCGGCGCGCGAGGTCGGCGGCGTCCAGATCCAGAATGCCGGGACGATCGCCGGCAATCTGTGCAACGCCTCGCCGGCGGCCGACGGCGCCCCCAACCTGGCGGCGCTGGAGGCCGAGGTCGAACTCTCGGCCGCCGCCGGCGTACGGCGGCTGCCGGTGACGGAATTCCTGACCGGCAACCGGACGACGGCGCTGGGGCCGGGCGAAATCGTCACCGCCGTACTCGTGCCCAAACTGCCGGCTGCCGCAGCCAGCGTCTTCCTGAAGCTCGGCGCGCGGCGCTATCTCGTCATTTCCATCGTCATGATCGGCATCGTCCTGGTGCCGGACGGCGGTATGGTCGGCGATGTCCGGATTGCGGTCGGCGCCTGCTCGCCGGTGACGCGGCGGCTGCCGGCGCTGGAGGCCGTTCTCGAGGGCCGCCCGCTAGACGGCAGGCTGGGCGAAGTGGTTTCCGCCGAAGCGGTCGAAACGGTCCTGTCGCCGATCGACGACGTGCGCGGCTCGGCCGGATACCGGCTCGACGCCACCGTGACCATGCTGCGCCGCGGCCTGTCGGACATGGGCCGGCGGATGGGAGAGGCGGCATGAACATTGCCGCAGCTTCGACGACGCTGACCGTCAACGGCGAACAGACGGCCCTGCGCAGCCCGCCGGCGACCCGGCTCGCGGACGCCCTGCGCAGCGAACTCGGCCTGACCGGCACCAAGGTCGGCTGCGACGCCGGCGACTGCGGCGCCTGCACCGTGCTGCTGGACGGCGAACAGGTCTGTTCCTGCATGGTGGCGGTCGCCCAGGCCGCCGGGCGCGACGTGACGACCGTCGAAGGGCTGGCGCGGGACGGCGCGCTGTCCGATCTCCAGGCGGCCTTCCTGCGCCACGGCGCGGCCCAGTGCGGCATCTGCACGCCGGGCATGCTGATGGCGGCGCGCGACCTGCTCGACCGCAACCCGGCGCCGAGCGAACAGGAAGCCGCCGACGCGCTGGGCGGCGTGCTGTGCCGCTGCACCGGCTATCGCAAGATCGTCGAGGCCGTGCTGGACGTTGCCGGATCGCAGGACTGCGCCCCGCCCGAAATCGTATCCGGGACCGGTGCGGCGGTCGGCGCCCGGATCGAACGGCTGGACGGCGCGCAAAAGCTCACCGGCGACGAGGTGTTCGGCGCGGACTTCGCACCGCCGGATGCGCTCACCCTGCGCGTCCTGCGTTCGCCGATCGCGCGGGGCCGGTTCGAGATCGGCGACTTGGAGGCTTTCCGGGCCGCCCGGCCCGGCATCGCCGCGGTGCTGACCGCTGCCGACATTCCGGGCGACAACGCCTTCGGGGTCTATCCGGTGGGCAAGGACCAGCCCGTGCTGGCCGACGGGACCGTGCGCTACCGGGGCGAGGCCGTGCTTGCCGTGGTCGGCAACGCCGGCGCCGTGGCCGCGTTGCGCGACGAGGATCTGCCGGTCGTCTGGCACGAAGAAGCGCCGGTTACCGGGATCGATGCCGCGCGCGAAGCCGAGGCGGCGCTGGTCCAGGGGCATCGGGACAGCAACGTCCTGGCGCGCGGCCGGGTCGTCAAGGGCGACATCGAACGCGGCTTCACCGACGCGGACTTCGTCGCCGAGGGCACCTGGCGGACCAGCTTCGTCGAACACGCCTATATCGAGCCGGAGGCCGGCTGGGCGCGCCGCACCGGCGACCGGCTCGAAATCCACGTCTCGACCCAGTCGCCCTACATGGACCGGGACGAGACCGCGCTCATCCTCGGCATCGGCGAGGAGCAGGTGCGGATCGTCCCGACCGCCTGCGGCGGCGGCTTCGGCGGCAAGCTGGACATCTCCGTCCAGCCGCTGATCGCGCTGGCTGCCTGGACGCTGGGCGTGCCCGTGCGCTGCACCTACACGCGGCCGGAAAGCATGGCGTCGTCGACCAAGCGCCATCCGGCGGCGATCCGGGCGCGCGCCGGCTGCACGGCGGACGGAACGCTGACGGCCTTCGAGTTCCACGGCGATTTCGATACCGGGGCCTACGCCTCCTGGGGCCCGACGGTCGCCGACCGGGTGCCGGTCCACGCGGCCGGGCCGTACGTCATTCCGCATGTGAAAAACACGAGTTGCGCCTGGCTGACCAACGCGCCGCCGTCCGGCGCCTTCCGCGGCTTCGGCGTGCCCCAGTCGGCGATCGCCAACGAGGCGCTGCTGGACGACCTCGCCGGGCAGTGCGGCCTCGATCCGCTCGCCTTCCGGCTGAAGAACGCGATCCGCAAGGGCGACGAAACCTCGTCCGGCCAGGTGCTGGAGCACAGCGCCGGTCTCGCCGCCTGTTTCGAGGCGTTGCAGGCGGATTGGGACCGGGAGCGGGCGGAAGCGGCGCGGATCGACCGGGCCGGCGGGCCGCTGCGCCGGGGCGTCGGCATCGCCGGCATGTGGTACGGCTGCGGCAACACCTCCATGTCGAACCCGTCGACCATGAAGCTCGGCATTTCGGCCGAAGGGCAGGTCACGCTCTACAATGGCGCGATGGACATGGGGCAGGGGCCGAACACGATCATGCCCCAGATCGCTGCCGACGCGCTCGGCGTGCCGGTCGACCGGATCGCCAACGTCGCCGGCGACACCGACCGGACGGCGGACGCCGGCAAGTCCTCGGCGTCGCGCCAGACCTTCGTGTCCGGCCGGGCGACCCAGATCGCCGGCGAAACCCTGCGGGCGAACATCCTGCGCCTCGCCAATGTCGGCCCGGCGGCGGCAATCGAGATCGGCGACGGCCGGATCGTGCTGCGCGACGGCGACGCCGAGCGGACCCTCGATCTCCGGGCGATGGGACAGGACGCCGAAGGCGACGTGCTCGCGGCCGACGGCACCTTCGATCCGCCGACGAAGCCGCTCGACGCGAACGGCCAGGGCGTGCCCTACGCGACCTACGGCTTCGGCGCGCATCTGGCCGTCATCGATATCGATACCGAGCTCGGCACCATCAAGGTCCGGCGCATCGTGGCGGCCCACGATGTCGGCCGCGCCATCAACCCGACCCTGCTGGAAGGGCAGATCCACGGCGGCGTCGCTCAGGGCCTCGGCCTCGCCCTGATGGAAGAGTTTGTCCCGGGCCGGACGGAAAACCTGCACGACTACCTGATCCCGACATTCGGCGACGTGCCGCCGATCGACACCATCCTGATCGAGGATCCGGAGCCGCTCGGCCCCTACGGCGCCAAAGGGATCGGCGAGCAGGCGCTGATCCCGACCGCGCCGGCGATCTTCAATGCGGTCCACCATGCGACCGGCGTGCGTCTGCGCCATGCGCCGGCGCTGCCGCACCGGGTCCGCGAAGCCCTGCTCGCCGCCCGGGAGGCCGGCCATGCCTGACGGAACCGCTGCCGCCGCGAAGGACAAGTCCGGCATCGTCACCTGCGACGCCTGCCCCGTGCTGTGCCGGATCCGCGAGGGGCGCACCGGCGCCTGTGATCGCTACGGCAATGTGGACGGCGTGCTGACCCGGATGGACCCGTTCGTGGTCACCCAGCGCGCCGGGGCGGACGGCGACCTCGTGCCCTTCCAGGGCCAGGACTGGGACGGTTCGCTGATTCCCAACGCCGAAACCTTCGTCACCGGCATCGGCTCCGGCACGACCTATCCGGACTACAAACCCGCGCCCTTCATCGTCGCCAGCGAGCATGAGGGCGTCGACATGGTGACGGTCGTCTCCGAAGGCATCTTCAGCTACTGCGGCCTCAAGGTGAAAATCGACACCGACCGCTATATCGGCCCCGAAACCGCGCCGGTGCGCGTCGGGGGCGAGCAGGTCGGCCACGTCACCACGGCGGAATACGGCTCCCAGATGCTTTCGCTCGGCGGCGTCCGGCACCTCACCGGCGGCTCGAAGAAGGAGGGCGTCGTCACCTGCGATATGATGCTGCGCCTGTCGAACGGCGAGGCAATCGGCTTCACCATCGACGGCGGCGAAGAGATGACGCTGGAGGCCGGAAAGGCGCCGGTCATCGGTGGCCGCCACGAGGAGCGGATGCGCGTCGGCTGCGGCTCCGCGACCATCGGCATCTTCGCGCAGCAATGGTTCGGCCATGCCGACGAAGTGATCGTCGTCGACGACCATATCACCGGCGTCCTGACCGAGCACCAGGCCGGCCGATTCCTCGACATGAAACCCGCCGGCATCCGGGTGCGCGGCCGCAAATCCACACCCGGGCGCTATTTCCAGGTCGCCGAGCCGGGCAGCGGCTGGGGCGGCACGGACGTGACCGACCCGCTGTCCATCATCGATACGATCAACCCGAAGGTCGCCTGGCCGGGCCAGCGGCTGCTCATGGTCAGCACGACCGGCGAAGACGCCG
This window harbors:
- a CDS encoding LLM class flavin-dependent oxidoreductase, which translates into the protein MRIGVFDHLDRGAGALPDFYEDRLRLLELYDRAGLHAYHLAEHHGTPLGMAPSPGVFLAAAAQRTTRLRLAPTVYCLPLYPPLRLIEEICMLDQMSRGRLDLGVGRGISPIEVAFFGLDPAETPAMYREALDFVLKGLADASAGRDFSFAGDWYRTAGMPMVLAPFQKPHPPLWYGLSRADSVAWPAANRVNIVSNQPPPMTREITDAYRAAWRGAGRPEADLPALGVSFHLVIAETERAALETARRGYREWRDSFYMLWDRAGTRPIGVAFPDEFDDLMETGVAIAGTPAQARAKMATLAAGSGVNYLVCRMAFGDLSYEEAARTVDLLTREVLPALKAA
- a CDS encoding AMP-binding protein — encoded protein: MTGYINLPDYQTALAEGVRLPAPEFYNFGFDLIDRRAAERDKTAFVYADANTGEQAIWRFSDLSAASNRFANMLRGIGAAKGDFAFMMIPRIPAWYEAMIGCIKLGVIAMPGTNLLQPKDIEYRINKSRARFAIVTADHIAKIEAVRGKCPTLERVIVIGAPHADWVHCEAACAAASDKLDRADVAPTRLDETMLAYFTSGTTAFPKLVPRSHEYAIAHTLTARYWHDLREDDLHWTMSDTGWAKAAWGKLFGQWQLGAAVMLYNPGPGFDADAHLRLFAEHGITTLCAPPTVFRAFMQVDLSAYDLSSIRHTVSAGEPLNPEALRAWKDATGTVPHDGYGQTETVNLAANVPGLEVRPGSMGKPVPGMDLDIVDDSGNRLPDGEVGHIAVRTDGETWPPGLFHGYYEDDAANAKCFRHGWYYTGDTATRDADGYIWFVGRADDLISSAGYRISPFEVESALIEHAAVAESAVVGKKDDLRGEIVKAYVVLAEGFEAGEEMAGTLQDFVKATTAPYKYPREIAFVEELPKTISGKIRRVELRERANAE
- a CDS encoding HigA family addiction module antitoxin — protein: MIGPIHPGVTLCEDFMAPYGLSANGLAKRLGIPQNRISDIVRGRRGITADTALRLEQAFGVSAAFWLNLQSHYELEVAERDSGKAIRQSVKRLDAVA
- a CDS encoding MarR family winged helix-turn-helix transcriptional regulator, which translates into the protein MPRRYTIAPAIGYREGSTNGRHGDRHLADSELRSRVSDGDYRLEEQVGFLLRRAQQRATAIFTARFAGYGLTPTQFAALAKIADEGEVSQNRLGRLTAMDPATMKGVTDRLSERGLIAGRADQEDRRRTQWRLTDPGAALLAAAYGDGFAVTAEILDPLSPRERTTLLRLLAKIV
- a CDS encoding FAD binding domain-containing protein translates to MSVYLRPDNLDDALDALDALDALQRAPLTVLAGGTDYYPGRVGRPLDDDLLDLTGIAALRGIADAGDRWRIGALTTWTDLIRASLPACFDGLKDAAREVGGVQIQNAGTIAGNLCNASPAADGAPNLAALEAEVELSAAAGVRRLPVTEFLTGNRTTALGPGEIVTAVLVPKLPAAAASVFLKLGARRYLVISIVMIGIVLVPDGGMVGDVRIAVGACSPVTRRLPALEAVLEGRPLDGRLGEVVSAEAVETVLSPIDDVRGSAGYRLDATVTMLRRGLSDMGRRMGEAA
- a CDS encoding molybdopterin-dependent oxidoreductase, whose translation is MNIAAASTTLTVNGEQTALRSPPATRLADALRSELGLTGTKVGCDAGDCGACTVLLDGEQVCSCMVAVAQAAGRDVTTVEGLARDGALSDLQAAFLRHGAAQCGICTPGMLMAARDLLDRNPAPSEQEAADALGGVLCRCTGYRKIVEAVLDVAGSQDCAPPEIVSGTGAAVGARIERLDGAQKLTGDEVFGADFAPPDALTLRVLRSPIARGRFEIGDLEAFRAARPGIAAVLTAADIPGDNAFGVYPVGKDQPVLADGTVRYRGEAVLAVVGNAGAVAALRDEDLPVVWHEEAPVTGIDAAREAEAALVQGHRDSNVLARGRVVKGDIERGFTDADFVAEGTWRTSFVEHAYIEPEAGWARRTGDRLEIHVSTQSPYMDRDETALILGIGEEQVRIVPTACGGGFGGKLDISVQPLIALAAWTLGVPVRCTYTRPESMASSTKRHPAAIRARAGCTADGTLTAFEFHGDFDTGAYASWGPTVADRVPVHAAGPYVIPHVKNTSCAWLTNAPPSGAFRGFGVPQSAIANEALLDDLAGQCGLDPLAFRLKNAIRKGDETSSGQVLEHSAGLAACFEALQADWDRERAEAARIDRAGGPLRRGVGIAGMWYGCGNTSMSNPSTMKLGISAEGQVTLYNGAMDMGQGPNTIMPQIAADALGVPVDRIANVAGDTDRTADAGKSSASRQTFVSGRATQIAGETLRANILRLANVGPAAAIEIGDGRIVLRDGDAERTLDLRAMGQDAEGDVLAADGTFDPPTKPLDANGQGVPYATYGFGAHLAVIDIDTELGTIKVRRIVAAHDVGRAINPTLLEGQIHGGVAQGLGLALMEEFVPGRTENLHDYLIPTFGDVPPIDTILIEDPEPLGPYGAKGIGEQALIPTAPAIFNAVHHATGVRLRHAPALPHRVREALLAAREAGHA
- a CDS encoding 6-hydroxynicotinate reductase; the protein is MPDGTAAAAKDKSGIVTCDACPVLCRIREGRTGACDRYGNVDGVLTRMDPFVVTQRAGADGDLVPFQGQDWDGSLIPNAETFVTGIGSGTTYPDYKPAPFIVASEHEGVDMVTVVSEGIFSYCGLKVKIDTDRYIGPETAPVRVGGEQVGHVTTAEYGSQMLSLGGVRHLTGGSKKEGVVTCDMMLRLSNGEAIGFTIDGGEEMTLEAGKAPVIGGRHEERMRVGCGSATIGIFAQQWFGHADEVIVVDDHITGVLTEHQAGRFLDMKPAGIRVRGRKSTPGRYFQVAEPGSGWGGTDVTDPLSIIDTINPKVAWPGQRLLMVSTTGEDAEYFILDDELRPQQAPMPSELSVVVDRIGENCEPALATVAFMAGAGGSLRAGVTENPVRLTRSVRSALTRVTAGGAPVYVWPGGGITIMVDVTTMPENSFGYVPTPAIVAPIEFTLRLDDYAALGGHMDAVRQVGDIVDADRLRVEKWHDRAPWPGAPLNGVAADG